aaactaaTCCATATCTCACTgggatttcaatgggagcttggttgaaaatccaccagcctcagaatctccacttcctgtttggatattttctcaggtttttgcctgccatatgagttatgttatactcacagacataattcaaacagttttagaaacttcagagtgttttctatccaatactataataataataatatgcatatattagcaactatgactgaggagcaggccgtttactctgggcacctctgtgcacctttcatccaagctactcaatactgcccctgcagccataagaagttatctcacctcatttgctcacattgtatatagacttatttttctactgtattattgactgtatgtttgttttactccatgtgtaactctgtgttgttgtatgtgtcgaactgctttgctttatcttggccaggtcgcaattgtaaatgagaacttgttctcaacttgcctacctggttaaataaaggtgaaaaaaacaagcgtctgcgttgccaagggctaaaatagaagtcagttctatttgtgacgcagatcgtgctgcaagtcctgcctctcccatctcctcattggtttatagaagcaggtacccacgtgccatctcctcattggttatacccacgtgggtgactgaaagacgaacgaggtcagtggcggtaatgtacctaatttatgaaagttgccaatcacaatataaagtcaagagaagaaaaagcctagaaggaggagagatgactagaaacgattcggttgaccgttttatgtgttgattaattgtcggagtagaggaccttgtgcatttcaggtaaaataacaactcaatgtttatatcccaggacaaattagctagcaacagcaagctagctaaataggacaaattagctagcaagtgcaagctagctagctaaattgccataaatgtttaatgcttttcgacctgtccccaaattaatgtaattggtttagagtttgttttgatattttaatctgcgtgtcgtgatcgcgtttggtgtgggggacaaaatacatttatgcacgatggcgcactcacgcagctggtttgggttccgtgttaggagCATAGGCCACTCACTAATATACAGTCATGAATCTGAATAAAACTTCAATTTTCCCCTTGGGGTCAGTAGGTTTCGTGAGACGCTTGGCCACTTTGTCATGGTGGCATACACAGGGTCCATATGCAGCCTGACAGGAAAGACCCTTATCTGAGAATCACCGTTTTGCCCTTAACTTCCTTTGTACAGAGAGATAGGCTATCACTGGCGCCTGCCTCCCTTCACATACTGTCACACTACTAGGCCAGAAAATTAGGCCAAGGTCAATTTAAAAAGTgaatgaggaagagagggggTTGGGCTACAACAAAAAATAACATTGGGAGATTGGTTCTCTAGTTCTTCCTGTAGAAAGTGACTCAGTTGATATGTATGCTGGTGGCTTAGTCAAATAGTATAAAAAGGCGAAAAAAAAGTTGCAAATTAATTCCCATCATTTGCATTCATTCGTTTGAGACATCAATGATTAGAAAATGTTGATTATAAATCTAGAATGTATAGGCCTATAAAATGTATCCACTGCCACCACACTAGGTGAGTGTGGCAGGGCCTGTCTAGTAGCGTACTACATTGTGTCAGCAAGTTGTCACTATGAAATAACGCTATTAATTCCCGCGGTCAGGTCGCCGCAGCCCTCGCAGTTGGAACTAAAACAAGTTCCTGACATTCTAGGACTTATTTGTCCATGTCTCGTGCGGTTGAGCCGAGAGAGCACAGACGCCCCTTTATCTGGGCGCTGGACTTTTCAGCATTAGCGTCGTAGACAAGAGTTGTTTTTTATCTGGGCCATAATTCAACCTTTACTACATGCACAAACATTCCAATGGTTTGCCTTTGGCGAGAGAAGGCAGCGCGAGCCAGGCCTGGCGCATGGCTCCGTGGAAGTCCGTCTGACTAATTGAATTGTGACCGTTTAAGTACTTTTCTCTGCTTCTACCGTTCATTTATTAGACCCCGGAATTAACTGAGCCTATAAAGGATTTTACAATGTCAGCCTGGTATACTTTGTCACCTTTTCCCTCCTTAAAAGTCCCGCCTGACCCTAATGAATTGAGTCGTGTTTCTGTCAATTAAACACTTTGTCCACTTTCTGTCCTGAACAGAAGAAGAACAAATCTATAGAGGCTTCCTTGTCCAATAAaaatgataaataatattggtaaTGAAATGGAGTAGCCTACTTTGCTCACTCTCCCCGTCCTGGATAAATCTAAACACACGTTGAGAGCATCTAACTGGAGAGAGTTATAAAATAAACACTGCTCTGGCACCAGCCGTCTTCAGGACAGGCGCCCTCGTAAAAAAAAACTCGCAGTTTGTCTGTCTAGAAGAGAAGGCTCTCGGCACCTCTGCTGTTGAACTTGAACTGTCGCTTGATTTATGACACCGCTGGTAGGCCTATTCTAATCTATGAGACgaatcagccaatttttttaatTATGTGTTATTGCACTAGAATTTAATGCGCCAGGTTTGGGTGCAtgtcatatttatttttattatgaaCATGCATTAATAAAGTTTGTGTAAATAAAGTTAGAGAGATATGGGCTACTCATGTCTGCGTTTTACTAGTGGTGGGGAGCCGGACTCCCCCCAAACGCCTCGTCTCCCTCgggaaaagggggagggagagcgagagcgagatggAGAGTGGGAGGTGTAGGGTCTTTTTGGCCCCCAGCCTCTAGGTTAGCACAGAGAcccacagagagtgagagagtgatagagggagagacataaagcccttgaattgaattgacagagagggAGGTGTAGTCTGAAGGATTACATCACGGCGCGCGTGGATATATCGTCGGAGCCAGATGCGGCTCAGTTTGGCGTTCGGCACCGGCCAGTGCATCGCCTAGCCCCAGACAACATGCGGACACCCAGAAACCAACAGGACCCAACGCTGAGACTAGTGAGAAAACAGAGAAACCAGGACCTGACGCATTTTATGCACGGGAAAGCCCAGGGGAAATGCAGCCAAGTCGGCTCATGCTTCTGACACTAATGGGTATGGTTCAACCTTTTCGTTGAAAGTGCTTTGAAAGTGCGTTTTGCCGTCTTGTTAAAAAAGTGAAGGACTTCATTCTAACCATTTAGACGCGTGTCATGGACTCAAGTTAAGCAGCGAAACTCTCCACTGGCTCAGCGCGTCAACTTTCCTCTCTGACTGAAGTTGCCGGTTGCTATGGTGAATAGGCTCCAGCCAGCCGAAACTTTCTGAGAGCAAGTTTTTAGTGGAGTTTAACAAGATCACCGGGTGGAGCGCGTGCGTGACGACGTGATCACCGGGTGGAGCGCGTGCGTGACGACGTGCGCTGGACTACGGTGCGCATCGTGACTCATCCACACGCAATCTCTCTCCCTCGGGGAAAACGGATGATAATTTCAAACCTCTAAGGATTAGACTTTTTATATTCTATATATAACTTGGAACTATTGTTACTAGAGAGATGGATAACTCGTACTATTTTCTGGCCATGTCCATGCTGGTTCTGTCCCTCGGGTTAAGGATTGAGGAGGGCATGTGCCAACACTACTACCTCCTCCGTCCCATCCCCAGCGACACTCTCCCCATAGTGGAGCTCAAAGAGGACCCAGACCCTGTCCTGGATCCAAAAGAACGGGACCTGAACGAGACCGAACTCAGATCCACCCTGGGTAGTCACTTCGACCCACACTTCATGTCCATTACCCCGCCAGAGGACAAGTACTCGGGCAACGAGGACCTGAGCGACTCGGAGATACGTCAGAAGCCGTCCGGCGCGATGCCCAAGGAGATCAAAGCCATGGAGTTTGAGATCCAGCACGGCAAGAAGCACAAGCCCAGTAAAAAACTTAGAAGAAGGCTGCAACTGTGGCTGTGGTCTTACGCCTTCTGTCCAGTTGTTTATACATGGAACGACCTCGGGAACAGATTCTGGCCGCGCTACGTGAAGGTGGGGAGCTGCTACAATAAGCGTTCTTGTTCCGTCCCTGAAGGGATGGTTTGCAAACCTGCCAAATCAGCCCATTTTACGATCTTACGATGGAGGTGCCTGCAGAGAAAAGGAGGTCTGAAATGCGCTTGGATACCAATTCAGTACCCAATTATATCTGAGTGCAAATGCTCATGCACGAACTGAAATAAACTGAAATGATCTTTTTGTATTGTTATTATTTCTAAAAAGATTAATAAAAAATCATAGTTACAT
This genomic stretch from Salvelinus namaycush isolate Seneca chromosome 4, SaNama_1.0, whole genome shotgun sequence harbors:
- the nog3 gene encoding noggin-3, whose translation is MDNSYYFLAMSMLVLSLGLRIEEGMCQHYYLLRPIPSDTLPIVELKEDPDPVLDPKERDLNETELRSTLGSHFDPHFMSITPPEDKYSGNEDLSDSEIRQKPSGAMPKEIKAMEFEIQHGKKHKPSKKLRRRLQLWLWSYAFCPVVYTWNDLGNRFWPRYVKVGSCYNKRSCSVPEGMVCKPAKSAHFTILRWRCLQRKGGLKCAWIPIQYPIISECKCSCTN